A window of the Kazachstania africana CBS 2517 chromosome 10, complete genome genome harbors these coding sequences:
- the PMS1 gene encoding ATP-binding mismatch repair protein (similar to Saccharomyces cerevisiae PMS1 (YNL082W); ancestral locus Anc_2.212), whose amino-acid sequence MLRHITQDDINLITSSQVIIDLATIIKELIDNSIDAGSNSIEIILKDYGVESIEFMDNGSGISQENFENLTKKHYTSKISTFDDISSLKTFGFRGEAISSIVTIAEKFVVVTNEAEGSSKATELDYNNDGKLTSQRVTTRNKGTTFKISKIFYNLPVRRENFIRNIKSQFKSCINLIQSYSIIQENISFKIFNINTKNQKKSLILSTIKSDNLFKKILNCFGLSCTKCLVPLKISLDLNSYKSQFSKTEDDFYESIDYKIELGGYISKINDSNSTRNLKDRQFFYLNKRPVVYPSIQKLITEIFKLNHIGQSNKYPMFFLNLNVNESLIDINITPDKRTIMLSNEDVIMGLLKHELNKFFQIDNDKINLSFNTSSLKRPNDEDSDLQRLSKRSTRHELTYDQEEEESATDMSSFMDKTNDYSSVSNLKSSQFNLDEYSNEHPDVKLPQSPNDNESAEIITVNIDGEEFQHKILEEDDKLVFLQDSDHDTSDKQILRSDNESSDADTDHPIEINVRESFKDSPHRKEREPLNLSSFDENRRITEYYNTELVADEDEIKAESRKFMNLLQDRIEKNDYDDADRSNALNNNVEDEGYLTFSFSKEDFNKLEVIGQFNLGFIVTLKKSSMNKYDMFIIDQHASDEKFNFEKLNKELVLKTQKLIVPIKLELNIVDELIVIENADMFNKNGFKIEINDDNEPGKKVQLLSIPIYKNLTFNVEDFHELVDILKEKNGTSNEDDIKLCSKTYSMLAMKACRSSIMIGKPLTHKTMTRVVKNLNKLQKPWNCPHGRPTMRHLVELNDKNCTSFTNDYKL is encoded by the coding sequence ATGCTTAGGCATATAACGCAGGATGATATCAATCTGATCACATCGTCACAAGTCATTATCGATTTGGCTACGATAATCAAAGAACTAATTGATAATTCGATCGATGCGGGCTCGAATTCgattgaaatcattttaAAGGACTACGGTGTTGAATCCATCGAGTTTATGGATAATGGATCTGGTATCAGTCAAGAGAATTTCGAAAACTTAACAAAGAAACATTACACTTCAAAGATATCGACGTTCGATGATATAAGTAGTTTGAAAACGTTTGGTTTTAGAGGTGAAGCCATTTCATCCATTGTTACCattgctgaaaaatttgttgtGGTGACTAATGAAGCTGAAGGCTCGTCGAAGGCTACTGAATTGGATTATAACAATGATGGAAAATTAACCTCTCAGAGAGTTACAACAAGGAACAAAGGTActactttcaaaatctctaaaattttttacaatCTACCTGTGAGAAGggaaaatttcataagAAACATTAAATCACAATTTAAAAGTTGCATTAATCTGATACAAAGTTATTCCATCATTCAAGAGAATAttagtttcaaaattttcaatattaatacaaagaatcaaaaaaaatcattgattttatctACAATCAAATCAGATAATCTattcaagaagattttgaattgtTTTGGACTAAGTTGTACAAAATGTCTGGTTCCTTTAAAGATAAGCCttgatttgaattcttATAAATCTCAATTCTCCAAAACTGAAGATGATTTCTATGAATCTATCgattataaaattgaacTTGGCGGTTACATTTCTAAGATTAATGATTCCAATTCTACAAggaatttgaaagatagaCAGTTCTTCTACCTTAATAAGAGACCAGTCGTATACCCTTccattcaaaaattaatcaCCGAAATATTCAAGTTAAACCACATTGGACAAAGTAACAAATATCCAATGTTTTTCCTCAATCTGAATGTAAATGAAAGTTTGATAGATATTAATATTACTCCCGATAAGAGAACAATAATGTTAAGTAATGAAGATGTAATTATGGGTCTCCTAAAGCATGagttgaataaatttttccaaatagacaatgataaaatcaatttatcGTTCAATACAAGCTCATTGAAACGCCccaatgatgaagattcaGATCTTCAAAGATTATCCAAAAGATCCACTAGGCATGAACTCACCTACGATCAAGAGGAGGAAGAGAGTGCCACAGATATGAGTTCATTCATGGACAAGACAAATGATTATAGTTCTGTTTCGAATCTGAAGAGTTCACAATTTAATCTAGATGAATATTCTAATGAGCATCCTGATGTTAAGTTGCCACAGTCCccaaatgataatgaaagtgCAGAAATCATTACTGTCAATATTGATGGTGAAGAATTCCAACATAAGATACTTGAAGAAGACGACAAGTTAGTGTTTTTGCAGGATAGTGATCATGATACTTCAGACAAACAGATTTTGAGATCAGATAATGAAAGCTCAGATGCTGATACTGATCATCCAATTGAAATAAATGTTCGTGAGTCATTTAAAGATAGTCCACATAGGAAAGAACGAGAACCACTTAATTTGAGTTCTTTTGACGAAAATAGGAGAATAACTGAGTATTATAATACTGAGTTAGTAGCCGATGAGGACGAAATAAAAGCAGAAAGTAGAAAATTCATGAACTTACTTCAGGATAGgattgagaaaaatgattATGATGATGCTGATAGAAGCAATGCTCTTAACAATAATGTGGAAGATGAAGGTTATCTAaccttttccttttccaAAGAggatttcaataaattggaGGTTATTGGACAATTTAATTTAGGGTTTATCGTGACTTTAAAGAAATCATCAATGAATAAGTATGATATGTTTATCATTGATCAACATGCAagtgatgaaaaattcaattttgaaaaattgaataaagagTTAGTTTTAAAGACACAGAAGTTAATTGTACCGATTAAGttagaattgaatattgTCGATGAATTGATtgtcattgaaaatgcTGATAtgtttaataaaaatggatttAAAATAGAAATTAATGACGATAATGAGCCAGGGAAGAAAGTTCAATTGCTTAGTATACCAATTTATAAGAATCTCACGTTTAATGTGGAAGATTTCCATGAATTAGTGGATATactaaaagaaaagaatggTACTTCGAACGAAGATGATATAAAATTATGTTCGAAGACGTATTCTATGTTGGCAATGAAGGCATGTAGAAGCAGCATTATGATTGGTAAACCATTGACACATAAGACAATGACGAGGGtggtgaaaaatttgaataagCTACAAAAACCATGGAATTGTCCTCACGGTCGGCCTACAATGAGACATTTAGTGGAGCTTAACGATAAAAATTGCACATCGTTTACTAATGACTATAaattataa
- the SWS2 gene encoding mitochondrial 37S ribosomal protein uS13m (similar to Saccharomyces cerevisiae SWS2 (YNL081C); ancestral locus Anc_2.213), whose amino-acid sequence MVVHVLGKAFKGKEVVRIALASKFYGIGSRTSQLICSKLGFYPWMRMHQLSESQILNITNELSKITIEDDARAIVRQNIQLKKRIGSYQGLRHALHLPVRGQNTKNNAKTARKLNRLDRNG is encoded by the coding sequence ATGGTCGTACATGTACTGGGAAAAGCCTTCAAAGGTAAAGAAGTGGTACGCATAGCATTGGCTTCCAAGTTTTATGGTATAGGCTCTAGGACTTCTCAATTGATTTGCTCTAAATTGGGATTCTATCCCTGGATGCGAATGCATCAATTATCAGAGTCACAAATTCTGAATATAACGAACGAATTGTCCAAGATCACCATTGAGGATGATGCAAGAGCAATTGTCAGACAgaatattcaattgaagaaacgTATTGGTTCGTATCAAGGTCTGAGACATGCGTTACATTTGCCTGTTCGTGGTCAAAATACAAAGAATAATGCAAAGACCGCAAGAAAACTGAATAGATTAGATAGAAATGGTTAA
- the EOS1 gene encoding Eos1p (similar to Saccharomyces cerevisiae EOS1 (YNL080C); ancestral locus Anc_2.214), which translates to MPDHGKSNSDRFTSMKTLSLNRLTAKQHLFMALCRDVSLLPPIIYLFKSLNQTYQTIYQQQITTDLYDFIGPRASEHLLCSIWCFVSLYLSYVILDSLMVRWIVKYSTVAAILRMFSMSLILVTFEYMLLASLSPNNDYFLHTWILISCVLTGAYIWQNYLTSDLNYKHFKDKFQWNKKKTIDLYNIIVFCVVPVGIASFITMLGLLRILFIGRLDIQQVATFIQSSSS; encoded by the coding sequence ATGCCAGACCATGGAAAGAGTAACAGCGACAGATTCACGTCAATGAAGACGTTGTCGTTGAATCGACTCACTGCCAAACAGCATCTGTTTATGGCTCTTTGTAGAGACGTCTCACTGCTGCCTCCAATCATCTACCTCTTCAAATCGTTGAATCAAACGTACCAAACAATCTACCAACAACAAATAACTACAGATCTTTACGATTTCATAGGTCCCAGGGCTTCAGAGCATCTATTGTGTTCCATATGGTGCTTCGTTTCTTTGTATCTCTCATACGTGATCCTAGATTCGCTCATGGTAAGATGGATAGTCAAATATTCTACTGTGGCTGCCATTCTGAGAATGTTCTCCATGTCATTGATATTGGTCACGTTCGAATATATGTTACTCGCAAGTTTATCTCCAAATAATGACTATTTCTTACATACGTGGATTCTAATCAGTTGCGTACTTACAGGGGCTTACATTTggcaaaattatttgacgTCTGATTTGAATTACAAACACtttaaagataaatttcaatggaacaagaagaaaactaTCGATCTCTATAACATTATAGTCTTTTGTGTCGTCCCCGTCGGGATAGCTAGTTTCATAACTATGTTGGGTCTATTGCGAATCCTCTTCATTGGAAGGCTCGATATACAACAAGTCGCTACTTTTATAcaatcatcatcttcataa
- the NIS1 gene encoding Nis1p (similar to Saccharomyces cerevisiae NIS1 (YNL078W); ancestral locus Anc_2.216): MSDRILSKFSSWKKYKNRGNRGGPVRRASIRRVDYTSVQELRSHKFIFHRGFTSRRDSLKRARKFSNKNELQSIMRYINLSQMNIKEIVTAPLMTIFQPLHNNSVVVPRRTVRTSVYKRRSIRRAATLPASLRSNHSRYSSNKRIKLLRLWKEYLLLVILQRVHLRINLLT; the protein is encoded by the coding sequence ATGTCAGACCGTATATTGAGCAAGTTTTCCAGCTGGAAGAAGTACAAGAATCGTGGTAATCGTGGTGGACCTGTGCGACGTGCCTCGATTAGAAGGGTGGATTACACTAGCGTTCAAGAATTGCGAAGTCACAAGTTTATATTCCACCGAGGGTTTACCAGTAGAAGGGACTCGTTGAAAAGAGCACGTAAATTCAGCAATAAGAATGAGTTGCAATCAATTATGAGATATATCAATCTTTCACAGAtgaatatcaaagaaatcGTGACGGCACCGTTGATGACCATTTTCCAGCCATTGCACAACAACAGTGTCGTGGTTCCCAGGAGAACCGTTCGAACCTCCGTGTACAAAAGACGGTCCATCAGAAGAGCTGCCACGCTTCCAGCATCGTTGCGTTCCAACCACAGCCGTTACAGCAGCAATAAACGCATCAAATTGCTTCGCCTCTGGAAGGAATATCTCCTGCTGGTCATCCTACAAAGAGTGCATCTGAGAATCAATCTCCTCACATAA
- the MKS1 gene encoding Mks1p (similar to Saccharomyces cerevisiae MKS1 (YNL076W); ancestral locus Anc_2.220): MSGSHSKVQHAPTSINNDKFLKVSPSLFTPERLDLFDSMDLYTTLMKSNKFLENGDRLSNISLRIVNKALLKYHSVNRPKKRDGVKNVYHVLNSASLISGTTQPPATKTQHVETRPMILRYAPARPTATTTTRPQALKSIKSTLTSISERHQSQVDTSLNPKTVVTGFKPNTLITNTAKPQVVSRQESLFSNTSSHEQKIFFSSEDDLSDWNISVSDDDDDDDDEDYEEDDEDDEDDDDDDEDEDKFYKKQLDKLLFAKTSSPGSSSSHNDHTVKKSLLSGLFSSGPPVTHQNVTSSPHNMTTLETSNVIAVGSVTPPHQLQAKEVIKRTTGSFSSIVSENTRDRYAYESNAPLTAKTILPTALSTHMFIPNSVHQMRMDAATRRRGSIDIPNKNRNGIKTRMELSEEASFNKHTRRGNNNNMHNNIRG; the protein is encoded by the coding sequence ATGAGTGGTTCCCATAGCAAGGTGCAACATGCGCCGACTTCCATCAATAATGATAAGTTTCTCAAAGTCTCACCAAGTTTATTCACGCCAGAGAGACTCGATTTATTCGATTCAATGGATTTGTATACTACgttgatgaaatcaaataaatttctaGAGAATGGTGATCGTCTCTCGAATATTAGTCTACGAATAGTCAATAAGGCTCTGTTGAAGTACCATTCCGTGAATCGACCCAAGAAGAGAGACGGGGTTAAAAACGTGTATCACGTATTGAATTCTGCATCTTTGATAAGTGGTACAACACAGCCTCCTGCTACCAAGACACAACACGTGGAAACGCGACCTATGATTTTGAGATATGCTCCAGCACGACCTACTGCCACTACTACTACTAGACCGCAAGctttgaaatcaataaaatctaCACTTACGAGCATCTCAGAACGACATCAATCACAAGTGGACACTTCTTTGAATCCAAAGACTGTCGTTACAGGATTCAAACCAAATACACTGATCACAAACACTGCCAAACCACAAGTTGTCTCGAGACAAGAATCCTTGTTTAGTAATACGAGTAGCCACGAACagaaaatattcttctcCAGCGAAGACGACCTCTCTGATTGGAACATTAGCGTttcagatgatgatgacgatgatgacgacgaagattatgaagaagatgacgaGGATGACGAGGATGACGATGACGACGATGAGGATGAAGAcaaattttacaagaaaCAACTGGACAAATTACTTTTTGCCAAGACATCTTCTCCCGGTAGTAGTAGCTCCCACAATGACCATACAGTGAAAAAAAGCTTACTTAGTGGACTGTTCTCTAGTGGACCCCCCGTGACACACCAAAACGTCACTTCATCTCCTCATAACATGACCACTTTGGAAACCAGCAATGTCATAGCAGTAGGATCTGTGACTCCACCACACCAATTACAAGCCAAGGAAGTGATCAAGCGAACCACCGGAAGTTTCAGTAGTATTGTCTCTGAAAATACAAGAGACAGGTACGCTTACGAATCGAACGCACCGCTGACAGCAAAGACAATCCTACCAACAGCATTATCCACACACATGTTCATACCCAACAGTGTCCATCAAATGAGAATGGATGCAGCAACAAGAAGACGTGGTTCAATAGATATCCCAAACAAAAACAGAAACGGTATCAAAACCAGAATGGAACTCTCAGAAGAAGCGTCCTTCAACAAACACACACGGCGAggcaacaacaacaacatgCATAATAACATTCGTGGATAA
- the IMP4 gene encoding snoRNA-binding rRNA-processing protein IMP4 (similar to Saccharomyces cerevisiae IMP4 (YNL075W); ancestral locus Anc_2.221): MLRRQARERREYLYRKAQQLQDAQLAEKRQLIKQSLAQGKPLPKEIAEDDKLQADFRFDQTTEEDEEIDNEYSHTSGLVDPRIVITTSRDPSTRLSQFAKEIKLMFPEATRLNRGNLIMSNLVSAAIKSGTSDIVLLHEHRGVPTSLTVSHLPHGPTAFFSLHNVVLRHDILNSGNVSEVNPHLIFDGFTTKLGERVVSILKHLFAPGPKKDSERVMTFANRGDFISVRQHVYVRTRDGVELAEVGPRFEMKLFELRLGTLDNKDADIEWQLRRFVRTANRKDYL; the protein is encoded by the coding sequence ATGTTAAGAAGACAGGCACGTGAAAGAAGAGAGTATCTATACCGCAAGGCGCAACAGCTGCAAGATGCACAGTTGGCGGAGAAGAGACAGCTCATAAAACAGTCGTTGGCCCAAGGTAAACCGTTACCAAAGGAAATtgctgaagatgataaacTACAAGCGGATTTCCGTTTTGACCAGACTACagaagaggatgaagaaatagatAATGAATACTCCCATACTAGTGGGTTGGTAGACCCAAGAATCGTGATAACGACGTCTCGTGACCCAAGTACAAGGTTGTCACAATTTgctaaagaaattaaattaaTGTTTCCCGAGGCAACTAGATTAAATAGAGGTAATTTGATCATGTCAAACTTGGTTAGTGCTGCTATTAAATCTGGTACTTCAGATATTGTACTTTTGCATGAACATCGTGGTGTTCCAACAAGTCTTACAGTTTCACATTTACCACATGGTCCCACAGCATTTTTCAGTCTGCATAACGTAGTCCTCAGACACGATATTCTCAATAGCGGCAACGTCAGTGAAGTCAATCCTCATTTAATATTCGACGGTTTTACGACAAAATTAGGTGAAAGAGTTGTTTCTATATTGAAGCATCTTTTTGCACCAGGTCCAAAAAAGGACAGTGAGAGAGTCATGACGTTTGCAAATAGAGGTGATTTTATCAGTGTGAGACAACATGTTTACGTCAGAACAAGAGATGGTGTGGAATTAGCAGAAGTTGGTCCTAGATTcgaaatgaaattatttgagTTAAGGTTGGGTACATTGGACAATAAAGATGCAGACATTGAATGGCAATTAAGACGGTTTGTTAGAACTGCTAACAGAAAAGATTATCTGTAA
- the MLF3 gene encoding Mlf3p (similar to Saccharomyces cerevisiae VHS2 (YIL135C) and MLF3 (YNL074C); ancestral locus Anc_2.222): MPEPSNDIQTSPTFSEEPSFIFERNVEDPYLMSSGSNVTLTASNSNLNLTKKHRSNSNLFLQRQTTNDSVVSSVSSHASYVPVQPIAISSARRRLSRAQSTNNIMPSPGSLNTCFSGQSVSQVSTPVMAHHHHRRTLENMVAPALDASCSIIADKSTDLCDLNLVHSRNPSVIGLDMALGISRSSSVSNINEREPTNKESVGDNEKCLNFYSYADLLTDEKTNQHQAPISKPPPLNSSYSTSFIKHSNNNNNNPSFLNPFLVKRDSSSSYLSPPQNPRRLSNNNMFSRSPTSNSMNNPMSPPCSSILLQDGYKSKFHIDSSESDEFSSEEENNNNTNDLKTTSKSPGAHLLHPRSKRSSSAHNNLPTVASAQNISSPLMRTRTYSNTPISPTNITTAFLDRRRGSSVVSIQQLQISSSNATSPSSPIYPLKTEKFGDILRQKVTDFSNKK, from the coding sequence ATGCCGGAACCTTCAAACGACATACAGACCTCTCCAACGTTCAGTGAAGAGCCAtcctttatttttgaaagaaatgtAGAAGATCCATACCTTATGTCGTCTGGCAGCAACGTAACTTTGACtgcttcaaattcaaatttgaatctaaCAAAAAAACATAGGAGTAACTCGAACCTATTTTTACAGAGACAAACAACTAACGATTCTGTGGTTTCTTCTGTCTCTTCACATGCTAGTTATGTGCCTGTACAACCTATAGCAATTTCGAGCgcaagaagaagattgtCAAGAGCGCAGTCCACTAACAATATTATGCCATCTCCAGGTTCTTTGAACACTTGTTTCTCAGGCCAATCTGTGTCTCAGGTATCTACTCCTGTCATGGCTCATCATCACCATCGTCGTACCTTGGAGAATATGGTGGCCCCCGCGTTGGATGCAAGTTGTTCTATCATAGCAGACAAGTCGACAGACCTATGTGACCTTAACTTGGttcattcaagaaatcCCTCGGTGATAGGTTTGGATATGGCTTTAGGTATCTCAAGAAGTTCATCtgtttcaaatataaatgaaCGAGAGCCTACTAATAAAGAATCCGTTggtgataatgaaaaatgtttAAATTTCTATTCTTATGCTGATTTACTGACTGATGAAAAAACAAACCAACACCAAGCTCCCATTTCTAAGCCGCCCCCTTTAAACTCTTCATATTCTACATCATTTATCAAACATTcaaacaacaataataacaatcCAAGTTTCTTAAATCCTTTCTTGGTTAAACGtgattcatcatcatcttaTCTGTCACCACCACAAAATCCAAGGCGTCtttccaataataatatgttTTCACGCTCTCCAACGAGTAATTCTATGAATAATCCAATGTCTCCACCTTGTTCAAGTATACTTTTGCAAGACGGttataaatcaaaatttcatataGATTCCAGTGAAAGTGACGAATTTTCTTCAGAGGAAGAgaacaacaataatactAATGACCTTAaaacaacttcaaaatctcCTGGTGCACATTTGCTTCATCCAAGATCTAAGAGATCTTCGTCTGCTCATAACAATTTACCTACCGTGGCTTCAgctcaaaatatttcaagtCCATTGATGAGAACAAGAACTTACTCAAATACTCCAATATCCCCAACGAATATCACCACTGCATTTTTAGATAGAAGACGTGGTAGTTCAGTAGTATCCATTCAACAGCTACAAATATCATCGTCTAATGCCACTAGTCCAAGTTCACCCATTTATCCTCTGAAGACAGAGAAATTTGGTGATATCTTAAGGCAAAAAGTTacagatttttcaaataaaaaataa
- the MSK1 gene encoding lysine--tRNA ligase MSK1 (similar to Saccharomyces cerevisiae MSK1 (YNL073W); ancestral locus Anc_2.223): protein MLWRTAGATSKAPVCRLLGKWKFARYYAVDTRKLEYAGRNEQIEKDLDYYYPSMSVLRGNHQGKAQSITVEQFNAQFQDREEFDRYGSVLYTMNGRIKNIRFSGKKICFIDLQANNDNRLRPSAVQLIVNFNALDPKLTVEDYVAGTTFLRKNDYIQVQGFAGVSSSSTHQLSLRCTKIPSILSPVKLPLPSKLVSTSKIHKNRVIDYQLNGTQILILRSQVIKSIREFLYSQGFLEVETPILSSKSSGANATPFVTKTKDNVPLELRVAPELWLKRLTISGLNKIFEIAKVFRNEGIDAVHNSEFTMLEFYQTYASMDDLITMSENLFKSVLLDLQKLIKEQGNEINDQISSNIDTLVFNLQESNWKFKRIEFLPTLSNELHTDLNKIDLDEPSEILKAIPEDVKHHLFSQNEALSPHRVLDKLCSHYIEQKYCNTPHPTLIYHHPLPLSPLAKRNPLNPRTVKRFELFINSKEYVNAYEEENCPHLQMENFVNQQNHKDSSTIDFQYVESMKYGMPPTGGLGLGIDRLCMLLLGKPRIEDVLPFGTIDDVNTQ from the coding sequence ATGCTCTGGAGGACTGCTGGTGCGACATCGAAGGCTCCTGTATGTAGGCTGTTGGGCAAGTGGAAGTTTGCCAGGTACTATGCTGTTGACACGCGGAAGCTAGAATATGCAGGGAGAAACGAGCAAATTGAGAAAGATTTAGATTATTACTATCCTTCAATGAGTGTTTTACGAGGTAATCATCAGGGCAAGGCTCAGTCGATAACTGTGGAACAATTTAATGCACAATTCCAGGATCGAGAAGAGTTTGACCGGTACGGAAGCGTTCTGTACACTATGAATGGtagaatcaaaaatataaggTTTTCAGGTAAAAAGATCTGTTTTATAGATCTACAGGcaaataatgataacaGACTGCGGCCGTCTGCCGTACAATTGATAGTAAATTTCAATGCACTTGATCCTAAATTGACTGTGGAAGATTACGTAGCTGGAACAACTTTCCTGAGGAAGAATGACTATATTCAAGTTCAAGGCTTTGCCGGAGTTTCAAGTTCGTCCACTCATCAGTTGTCTTTAAGATGTACAAAAATCCCTTCGATCCTATCTCCTGTGAAATTACCGTTACCTTCCAAGTTGGTATCAACTTCGAAGATTCATAAAAACAGGGTCATTGACTACCAACTGAACGGTACacaaattttgatactTAGAAGCCAGGttataaaatcaataagGGAGTTCCTTTACAGTCAGGGTTTCTTAGAAGTAGAGACTCCAAtactttcttctaaatcAAGTGGAGCCAATGCAACACCTTTTGTAACAAAAACTAAGGATAACGTGCCATTAGAGTTGCGAGTCGCCCCGGAATTATGGTTGAAAAGACTAACTATTAGTGGGTTAAATAAGATTTTCGAAATAGCTAAAGTTTTCAGAAATGAAGGGATAGATGCGGTTCATAACTCTGAATTTACGATGCTAGAATTTTATCAGACATATGCTTCCATGGATGACCTCATAACGATGAGtgaaaatttgtttaaATCCGTTTTATTAGATTTACAGAAGTTGATTAAGGAACAAGGCAACGAAATCAATGATCAGatttcttccaatattGATACGcttgttttcaatttgcaAGAATCCAACtggaaattcaaaagaattgaatttttaccAACACTCTCAAATGAATTACATACAGACCTCAATAAAATCGATTTAGACGAACCGAGTGAGATCCTCAAAGCTATTCCAGAGGATGTGAAGCACCATCTTTTCAGTCAGAATGAGGCATTATCTCCGCATAGAGTGCTGGATAAGTTGTGTTCTCACTATATTGAgcaaaaatattgtaataCACCTCACCCAACGTTAATCTACCATCATCCTTTACCTCTTTCACCACTAGCCAAAAGAAATCCCTTGAATCCACGAACAGTAAAGAGATTTGAGCTATTTATTAACTCTAAAGAGTACGTAAATGCTtacgaagaagaaaattgtCCACATTTGCAAATGGAGAACTTTGTTAATCAACAGAACCATAAAGATTCCAGTACGATCGATTTCCAATACGTGGAATCGATGAAGTATGGTATGCCACCAACTGGAGGACTGGGACTGGGTATTGATAGGCTCTGCATGCTCTTACTGGGAAAACCTAGGATAGAAGATGTTCTACCATTCGGAACAATTGATGATGTTAATACtcaatga
- the RNH201 gene encoding ribonuclease H2 catalytic subunit RNH201 (similar to Saccharomyces cerevisiae RNH201 (YNL072W); ancestral locus Anc_2.224) produces the protein MIPLTVEKALHSIHTKTYHSEVPESIKSSNSPVILGVDEAGRGPVVGPMVYGIAYCTRDFQEQVLIPDYDFDDSKKLTDEVRRKLFRLIYEDRQINDVGYATTCISPCDISNGMFRFPPSKNYNLNEQAHDVTMDLIQGVINQGVTIEHVYVDTVGPPNTYQKKLETRFPGIKFTVAKKADSLYCVVSVASVVAKVTRDLLVEALEEDSTINIRDHTTGEQCPVGSGYPSDPRTKVWLRQQQTPLFGWPLEMVRFSWQTCQTLLDDNAKTGKGVEIQWEEDFINSKKNLEQAWKTYTSQDTNSPITLDNWYH, from the coding sequence ATGATCCCACTGACCGTTGAGAAGGCTCTGCACTCGATACATACAAAGACTTACCATTCTGAAGTGCCAGAAAGCATCAAATCGTCGAATTCTCCCGTTATATTAGGTGTAGATGAGGCGGGTCGTGGTCCTGTGGTCGGACCCATGGTATATGGAATTGCATACTGTACGAGAGACTTTCAAGAACAGGTGTTGATCCCGGACTACGACTTTGATGATTCGAAGAAATTGACTGACGAAGTGCGCCGTAAACTGTTCAGACTAATATATGAGGATAGACAGATTAACGATGTCGGTTATGCTACAACTTGCATTTCTCCATGTGACATTTCCAATGGGATGTTCAGATTCCCACCTTCCAAGAACTACAATTTGAACGAACAAGCTCACGACGTTACAATGGATCTGATTCAAGGCGTGATTAACCAAGGTGTTACGATAGAACATGTATATGTAGACACAGTGGGTCCACCAAATACGTATCAGAAGAAACTGGAAACCAGATTTCCCGGTATCAAATTTACAGTGGCAAAGAAGGCAGATTCTCTGTATTGTGTAGTCAGTGTTGCTAGTGTGGTTGCCAAAGTCACGAGAGACTTGCTAGTAGAAGCGTTAGAAGAAGACAGCACCATAAATATACGAGACCACACAACGGGAGAACAATGTCCCGTAGGTTCTGGTTACCCATCGGACCCACGAACAAAAGTATGGCTCAGACAGCAACAGACGCCGCTGTTTGGCTGGCCTCTGGAAATGGTCAGGTTCTCATGGCAAACATGTCAAACTCTACTAGATGACAACGCCAAGACTGGTAAAGGTGTCGAGATTCAATGGGAAGAAGACTTTATAAACTCCAAAAAAAACCTGGAACAAGCCTGGAAAACGTACACATCGCAGGATACCAACTCTCCAATCACTCTAGACAACTGGTATCACTGA